A genomic region of Methanothermobacter thermautotrophicus str. Delta H contains the following coding sequences:
- the pyrC gene encoding dihydroorotase: MFDLSLENCRVDRDLTVNIGVDDGKIVQISRGRIDASEKIDLKGYFVLPGLIDAHVHFRDPGLEYKEDFRTGSMAAAHGGFSTVLDMPNTVPPADNAAEFERKIRIGERKSVVDFGLHAGFRSVSDVKGILRFMPASFKVFMDLTGISTVDGLFRELKDLSAPVPVTVHCENRDVVMKSMKELKDRSDPSAYALARPPLAEEVSVAEVLALSIHHEHPVHICHLSTVKALQLVEPFREYVTCEVTPHHLLLDSGAFRRFGTMVKTNPPLRPPESRIYPEFLDRINIIGTDHAPHGIEEKRKGIWDAPPGIPNLEVVLKLLLTLVSKGRMSLSTIRRMLAEEPARIFGLRSKGRIAEGMDADFTVIDLKETGRIRSDEFYSKAHYTPFEGFSYTGGPVMTIVRGRAVMRDGEVLEGNGRYIPAEHDGKHGSA; the protein is encoded by the coding sequence ATGTTTGATCTTTCACTTGAAAACTGCAGGGTTGACAGGGACCTCACCGTGAATATAGGTGTGGATGATGGGAAGATAGTGCAGATATCCCGTGGAAGGATTGATGCTTCAGAGAAGATTGACCTGAAGGGCTATTTCGTGCTGCCAGGACTGATCGACGCCCACGTGCATTTCAGGGACCCCGGGCTGGAGTACAAGGAGGACTTCAGGACAGGCTCAATGGCAGCTGCCCATGGGGGTTTTTCCACAGTCCTTGACATGCCAAACACGGTCCCCCCAGCAGATAACGCAGCGGAATTTGAAAGGAAGATCAGGATAGGTGAAAGAAAGAGTGTTGTTGATTTTGGGCTCCACGCTGGTTTCAGAAGTGTTTCAGACGTTAAAGGTATTCTCAGGTTCATGCCAGCCTCCTTCAAGGTATTCATGGATCTCACGGGGATCAGTACAGTTGATGGGCTATTCAGAGAGCTTAAGGATCTATCAGCGCCGGTGCCGGTCACCGTGCACTGCGAGAACAGGGATGTGGTCATGAAATCCATGAAGGAATTAAAGGATAGAAGTGATCCCTCAGCCTATGCCCTTGCAAGACCTCCCCTCGCAGAGGAGGTCTCTGTGGCCGAGGTCCTGGCACTATCCATTCACCATGAACACCCCGTGCACATCTGTCATCTGAGCACAGTGAAGGCCCTTCAGCTTGTTGAACCCTTCAGGGAGTACGTGACATGTGAGGTCACACCACACCACCTTCTGCTTGATTCAGGGGCCTTTAGAAGATTCGGGACAATGGTGAAAACAAATCCTCCTCTGAGGCCCCCTGAGAGCCGGATTTATCCAGAGTTTCTTGATAGGATCAATATCATTGGAACCGATCATGCACCCCACGGTATCGAGGAAAAGAGGAAGGGTATCTGGGACGCGCCACCAGGGATCCCCAACCTTGAGGTTGTACTTAAACTGTTACTTACACTGGTCTCAAAGGGGAGGATGTCCCTTTCCACCATACGGAGGATGCTTGCAGAGGAGCCGGCAAGGATATTTGGTCTGAGGTCCAAGGGACGTATAGCTGAGGGCATGGACGCTGATTTTACCGTCATCGATCTTAAAGAGACTGGCAGGATCAGGTCAGATGAATTCTACAGTAAGGCCCACTACACCCCCTTTGAGGGTTTCAGTTACACCGGAGGTCCCGTCATGACCATTGTCAGGGGCAGGGCTGTCATGAGAGATGGGGAGGTGCTTGAGGGTAATGGCAGGTACATCCCTGCAGAGCATGATGGTAAACATGGGAGTGCATGA
- a CDS encoding CooT family nickel-binding protein, which produces MCESNLYSEGGDLLMEDVIFIEVLEDGIRATDILDSQKEFPGKLTRIDLDKHRIYIETED; this is translated from the coding sequence ATGTGTGAATCAAACCTCTACTCAGAAGGTGGAGACCTCCTCATGGAGGACGTTATATTCATTGAGGTCCTTGAAGATGGGATCAGGGCAACAGACATACTTGACTCCCAGAAGGAATTCCCTGGAAAACTAACAAGAATAGACCTTGATAAACACAGGATCTACATTGAAACAGAAGACTGA
- the mcrA gene encoding coenzyme-B sulfoethylthiotransferase subunit alpha, with protein MDEKKLFLTALKKKFEVEDPDEKYTNFYCFGGWEQSARKKEFTEYAKKAAEKRGGIPFYNPDIGVPLGQRKLMAYRVSGTDAYVEGDDLHFVNNAAIQQMVDDIKRTVIVGMDTAHAVLEKRLGVEVTPETINEYMEAINHALPGGAVVQEHMVEVHPGLVEDCYAKIFTGDDNLADELDKRILIDINKEFPEEQAEQLKSYIGNRTYQVNRVPTIVVRTCDGGTVSRWSAMQIGMSFISAYKLCAGEAAIADFSYAAKHADVIEMGTIMPARRARGPNEPGGVAFGTFADIVQASRVSDDPAKISLEVIAGAAALYDQVWLGSYMSGGVGFTQYATAAYTDDILDDFVYYGMEYVDDKYGICGTKPTMDVVRDISTEVTLYSLEQYEEYPTLLEDHFGGSQRAAVAAAAAGCSTAFATGNSNAGINGWYLSQILHKEAHSRLGFYGYDLQDQCGASNSLSIRSDEGLIHELRGPNYPNYAMNVGHQPEYAGIAQAPHAARGDAFCTNPLIKVAFADKDLSFDFTSPRKSIAAGALREFMPEGERDLIIPAGK; from the coding sequence ATGGATGAAAAGAAACTATTCCTTACAGCTTTAAAGAAGAAGTTTGAGGTGGAAGACCCCGACGAGAAATACACAAACTTCTACTGCTTCGGCGGATGGGAACAGTCCGCACGTAAAAAGGAATTCACAGAGTACGCCAAGAAGGCAGCAGAGAAGAGGGGAGGAATACCCTTCTACAACCCTGACATCGGTGTGCCGCTGGGTCAGAGGAAACTCATGGCCTACCGTGTATCAGGCACAGACGCCTACGTTGAGGGTGACGACCTCCACTTCGTCAACAACGCAGCCATCCAGCAGATGGTGGACGACATAAAGAGGACAGTCATCGTGGGTATGGACACAGCACACGCCGTCCTTGAGAAGAGGCTCGGTGTGGAGGTGACCCCTGAGACAATAAACGAGTACATGGAGGCAATCAACCACGCCCTCCCTGGTGGTGCCGTTGTCCAGGAGCACATGGTCGAGGTACACCCTGGACTGGTTGAGGACTGTTACGCCAAGATCTTCACAGGTGACGACAACCTGGCAGATGAACTGGACAAGAGGATACTCATAGACATAAACAAGGAGTTCCCTGAGGAACAGGCTGAACAGCTCAAGAGCTACATCGGTAACAGGACCTACCAGGTCAACAGGGTCCCGACAATAGTCGTGAGGACCTGTGACGGTGGTACAGTCTCAAGATGGTCTGCAATGCAGATCGGTATGAGCTTCATATCAGCATACAAACTCTGTGCAGGTGAAGCAGCAATCGCTGACTTCTCATACGCTGCAAAACACGCCGACGTTATAGAGATGGGTACAATAATGCCTGCAAGGAGGGCAAGGGGACCAAACGAGCCCGGTGGAGTTGCCTTCGGAACATTCGCAGACATAGTACAGGCTTCAAGGGTTTCAGATGACCCTGCGAAGATATCACTTGAGGTCATCGCAGGTGCAGCAGCACTCTACGACCAGGTCTGGCTCGGCTCATACATGTCAGGTGGTGTGGGTTTCACCCAGTACGCAACAGCAGCCTACACCGACGACATCCTCGACGACTTCGTATACTACGGTATGGAGTACGTTGATGACAAGTACGGAATCTGCGGAACAAAACCTACAATGGATGTTGTGCGCGACATATCCACAGAGGTCACACTGTACTCACTTGAACAGTATGAGGAATACCCCACCCTCCTGGAGGACCACTTCGGAGGATCACAGAGGGCAGCTGTTGCAGCTGCAGCAGCAGGATGTTCCACAGCCTTCGCAACAGGAAACTCAAATGCAGGTATCAACGGATGGTACCTCAGCCAGATACTCCACAAGGAGGCCCACAGCAGGCTCGGATTCTACGGATACGACCTGCAGGACCAGTGCGGTGCATCCAACTCCCTCTCAATCAGGAGCGACGAGGGTCTCATACACGAACTCCGTGGACCTAACTATCCAAACTACGCCATGAACGTGGGTCACCAGCCAGAGTACGCAGGTATAGCTCAGGCACCACACGCTGCAAGGGGCGATGCCTTCTGTACAAACCCACTCATAAAGGTTGCATTTGCAGATAAGGACCTCTCCTTTGACTTCACATCACCAAGGAAGTCAATTGCAGCAGGTGCACTCAGGGAGTTCATGCCAGAGGGAGAAAGGGACCTCATCATACCAGCTGGAAAATAA
- the mcrG gene encoding coenzyme-B sulfoethylthiotransferase subunit gamma: MSYKAQYTPGETQIAENRRKHMDPDYEFRKLREVSDEDLVKVLGHRNPGESYKSVHPPLDEMDFEEDIVRDMVEPIQGAKEGVRVRYIQFADSMYNAPAQPYDRARTYMWRYRGVDTGTLSGRQVIEMRELDLEGVSKELVETELFDPATTGIRGATVHGHSLRLDENGLMFDALQRYVFDEEKGHVVYVKDQVGRPLDEPVDMGQPLGEDELKKITTIYRKDNIAMRDDKEAIEVVENIHTGRTMGGFGMDVFKDDLRKRLGDD, translated from the coding sequence ATGTCTTACAAAGCCCAGTACACTCCTGGAGAAACCCAGATAGCTGAAAACAGAAGAAAACACATGGACCCTGATTACGAATTCCGTAAATTAAGGGAAGTATCAGATGAGGACCTTGTCAAGGTCCTGGGGCACAGGAACCCCGGTGAGAGCTACAAATCCGTGCACCCACCACTCGATGAGATGGACTTCGAGGAGGACATAGTGAGGGACATGGTTGAACCCATCCAGGGTGCAAAGGAAGGTGTCAGGGTAAGGTACATCCAGTTCGCAGACTCCATGTACAACGCCCCGGCCCAGCCCTACGACAGGGCAAGGACCTACATGTGGAGGTACCGCGGTGTCGACACAGGTACACTCTCAGGAAGACAGGTCATCGAGATGAGGGAACTGGACCTCGAGGGCGTATCCAAGGAACTCGTGGAAACCGAACTCTTCGATCCTGCAACAACAGGTATAAGGGGTGCAACAGTCCACGGACACTCCCTGAGGCTCGATGAAAACGGTCTCATGTTCGACGCCCTCCAGAGGTATGTCTTCGATGAAGAGAAGGGGCACGTGGTATACGTTAAGGACCAGGTCGGAAGGCCCCTCGATGAACCTGTGGACATGGGTCAGCCCCTCGGCGAAGATGAACTAAAAAAGATCACCACAATCTACAGGAAGGACAATATCGCCATGAGGGATGATAAAGAGGCAATTGAAGTTGTTGAGAACATACACACCGGCCGTACCATGGGCGGTTTTGGTATGGACGTATTCAAGGATGACCTAAGAAAAAGGCTAGGTGATGATTAA